Proteins from a genomic interval of Amycolatopsis sp. cg13:
- a CDS encoding phytoene desaturase family protein, which translates to MSPNEAGSSSWDAIVIGSGIGGLVCAGYLAAFGRRVLVLEQHDVAGGNCHMFRRRRSYEFDIGVHYLGDCGPGGLLPSLLAGLGVGDRVRFRRLDPDGFDRIVLPGLRFDVPESWSRYGDRLLETFPAEAAGLREYLAICGEIAAAARYSASSRPVLGNSAAVVRWSRRGLSRLFDHCGLSVAARTVLAAQSGNYASSPANTVVAAHIRMLDDYLTGGAYYPEGGGQMLAAALVEQLETHGGQLRTKARAARILIEHGRVAGVELADGEILRAPLVVSNADYRRTVLELCGGRENLPEGIVRRTEDAVMRLPLVTSYAVVDTELPEASEANIWYWPSGDVESAYSRTEAGQFDELPFVFISSASHKDPGNPAVCPPGYTNLQIMTACPPGYEQWGVTDGPASGLRYRRVAEYRAAKEKLAACLLDRAEEVLGPFRDRIVYLESATPLTQERYTLATGGAAYGLQSWGPHGRRPDVRTAVEGLFVAGQDIHGGGVVGAAVGGAQCAEAILDRPVLAEAYDGAVFADRALLPERGHDWDPLRISRGQARRDARGFAPMAR; encoded by the coding sequence ATGAGTCCGAACGAGGCGGGAAGCTCTTCCTGGGACGCGATCGTGATCGGGTCCGGGATCGGCGGCCTCGTCTGCGCCGGGTACCTCGCCGCCTTCGGCCGCCGGGTGCTGGTGCTGGAGCAGCACGACGTCGCGGGCGGCAACTGCCACATGTTCCGGCGGCGGCGCTCCTACGAGTTCGACATCGGCGTGCACTACCTCGGCGACTGCGGGCCCGGCGGGCTGCTCCCGTCGCTGCTGGCCGGGCTCGGCGTCGGCGACCGGGTGCGGTTCCGCCGGCTCGACCCGGACGGCTTCGACCGGATCGTGCTGCCTGGCCTGCGCTTCGACGTTCCGGAAAGCTGGTCCCGGTACGGGGATCGGCTGCTCGAAACCTTCCCGGCGGAGGCTGCGGGGCTTCGGGAGTACCTCGCGATCTGCGGGGAGATCGCCGCGGCGGCCCGGTATTCGGCGAGCTCCAGACCGGTGCTAGGCAACTCGGCCGCGGTGGTGCGGTGGAGCCGACGCGGCCTGAGCCGCCTGTTTGACCATTGTGGACTGTCGGTGGCCGCGCGTACGGTGCTGGCCGCGCAGTCCGGAAATTATGCGTCATCGCCAGCGAATACCGTTGTCGCGGCGCACATTCGTATGCTCGACGACTACCTGACCGGGGGCGCGTACTACCCCGAGGGCGGCGGCCAGATGCTAGCCGCCGCGCTGGTGGAGCAGCTCGAAACGCACGGCGGCCAGCTGCGCACCAAAGCGCGCGCCGCCCGGATCCTGATCGAGCACGGCCGTGTAGCCGGTGTCGAACTGGCCGACGGAGAAATACTGCGCGCACCGTTGGTGGTGTCCAATGCGGACTATCGGCGCACGGTGCTGGAGTTGTGCGGCGGCCGGGAAAACCTTCCCGAGGGCATCGTCCGGCGCACCGAAGACGCGGTCATGCGACTGCCGTTGGTGACCAGCTATGCCGTCGTGGACACGGAGTTGCCCGAAGCTTCCGAGGCTAACATCTGGTACTGGCCGAGCGGCGACGTCGAAAGTGCTTACTCCCGAACGGAAGCTGGCCAGTTCGACGAGCTGCCGTTCGTGTTCATCTCGTCCGCCTCGCACAAGGACCCCGGCAACCCCGCCGTCTGCCCGCCCGGCTACACGAACCTCCAGATCATGACCGCGTGCCCGCCCGGCTACGAGCAGTGGGGCGTAACCGACGGACCAGCCTCCGGCCTCCGCTACCGGCGCGTGGCCGAATACCGCGCGGCCAAAGAGAAACTCGCCGCCTGCCTGCTCGACCGCGCGGAAGAGGTGCTCGGCCCGTTCCGGGACCGCATCGTCTACCTCGAATCGGCCACCCCGCTCACGCAGGAGCGCTACACCCTCGCCACCGGCGGAGCCGCGTACGGGCTGCAGTCCTGGGGTCCGCACGGACGACGGCCGGACGTGCGCACCGCCGTCGAAGGACTGTTCGTCGCCGGACAGGACATCCACGGCGGGGGAGTCGTCGGTGCCGCGGTCGGCGGGGCGCAGTGCGCCGAAGCGATCCTCGACCGGCCGGTGCTGGCCGAAGCGTACGACGGCGCGGTCTTCGCCGACCGCGCCCTGCTGCCCGAACGCGGCCACGACTGGGATCCGCTGCGGATTTCCCGTGGCCAGGCCCGCCGCGACGCCCGCGGATTCGCTCCGATGGCGCGCTGA
- the sbnA gene encoding 2,3-diaminopropionate biosynthesis protein SbnA, with the protein MRVISAPQEFTVPDLYVDLRRFVGRDLFVKCEGFNFAGSIKLKAALEIVERAERDGQLRPGAAIVESSSGNIGVALAMVAASRGYRFICVTDDHCTLSARQLMQNYGAEVHVLTEPHPTEGLVGARQRMVESLCAEHEDYVWLDQHTNPGNWTAHYRTTGPEILRMFPGLDVLFVGTGTAGTLMGCARYLREARRSIRVVAVDSVGSVSFGGPPGPRQIPGLGSAIRPALLDESLVDDVVHVEETETVEMCRTLVRHGFLFGGSTGTVVAGALSWLAREDRDLTAVAISPDLGDHYLDTVYRDHWAADALGRVPEQTTDRLSEVPR; encoded by the coding sequence GTGCGGGTGATATCCGCCCCTCAGGAGTTCACCGTCCCGGATCTGTACGTCGACCTGCGCCGGTTCGTCGGCCGCGACCTGTTCGTCAAGTGCGAGGGGTTCAACTTCGCCGGGTCGATCAAGCTCAAGGCCGCGCTCGAGATCGTCGAGCGCGCCGAGCGGGACGGCCAGCTGCGCCCCGGCGCCGCGATCGTGGAGAGCTCGTCCGGGAACATCGGCGTCGCGCTCGCGATGGTCGCGGCCAGCCGGGGATACCGGTTCATCTGCGTCACCGACGACCACTGCACGCTGTCCGCTCGGCAGCTGATGCAGAACTACGGCGCCGAGGTCCACGTGCTCACCGAGCCGCATCCGACGGAAGGCCTGGTCGGCGCGCGGCAGCGAATGGTGGAGAGCCTCTGCGCGGAGCACGAGGACTACGTCTGGCTCGACCAGCACACCAACCCGGGCAACTGGACCGCGCACTACCGGACTACCGGCCCGGAGATCCTGCGCATGTTCCCCGGCCTCGACGTGCTGTTCGTCGGCACCGGCACGGCCGGCACGCTGATGGGCTGCGCCCGCTACCTGCGCGAGGCGCGCCGGTCGATCCGCGTGGTCGCGGTGGACAGCGTCGGCTCGGTGAGCTTCGGCGGCCCGCCCGGGCCGAGGCAGATTCCCGGGCTGGGCTCAGCGATCCGTCCGGCGCTGCTTGACGAGTCCTTAGTGGACGACGTGGTGCACGTCGAGGAAACCGAAACCGTCGAGATGTGCCGGACGCTGGTGCGGCACGGCTTTCTGTTCGGCGGCTCGACCGGCACCGTCGTCGCCGGCGCGTTGTCCTGGCTCGCCCGCGAGGACCGCGACCTGACCGCCGTGGCCATCTCCCCGGATCTGGGCGACCACTACCTGGACACGGTCTACCGGGACCACTGGGCCGCCGACGCGCTCGGCCGCGTGCCCGAGCAGACCACCGACCGACTTTCCGAGGTGCCGCGATGA
- a CDS encoding acyl carrier protein codes for MTETAQTLTEDRIVEGITGALGTVLERDVADLSADTRLSDAGLDSTGVLELLMQLEDTFGIEFDTENLEMQHFESVRSLAAFVIAEIRA; via the coding sequence ATGACTGAGACCGCGCAGACCCTGACCGAGGACCGGATCGTCGAGGGCATCACCGGCGCGCTGGGCACGGTGCTCGAACGGGACGTCGCCGACCTGTCCGCGGACACCCGGCTGTCCGACGCCGGCCTCGACTCGACCGGCGTGCTGGAACTGCTGATGCAGCTCGAGGACACGTTCGGCATCGAGTTCGACACCGAGAACCTGGAGATGCAGCACTTCGAATCGGTGCGTTCGCTCGCCGCGTTCGTCATCGCGGAAATCCGTGCCTGA
- a CDS encoding acyl-CoA dehydrogenase family protein produces the protein MTGTVLTEPLLALRDLAAEWANDLRAAGAVLDRDPEATAQLADLPAVRCMAQLLVPAEYGAEGIRVAGHRFNGMTALERTVLLEEFARGDAGATLAAPGASMSGVLIDVLGEDEQKAWFYGRLVDRPTWTFFALTEPDVGSDANALTTSLTPGPDGDFVLNGRKRYVGNASRAGMGVVFARTVPGPLGVRAVLVDTASPGFHAEPLGMLGLRGARFCALEFDGVRIPANRVLGRHFSPTRRGMWAATLTFNRLRPGVAAIAVGIARAAHEYVRAEGGLLAGGAAAEWDQLGYRIESVRNLVHLAAMEVDAGGSRGGHLASSAKAEASRLAEDATRAACRFFGPSARWTHPLLDKLVRDARGVEFMEGAANIQKLIVFTGLLAGKVGKGESFPALNRGGLPCG, from the coding sequence GTGACGGGCACGGTACTGACCGAACCCTTGCTGGCGCTACGGGATCTCGCCGCGGAATGGGCCAACGACCTCCGCGCCGCCGGAGCCGTGCTCGACCGCGATCCCGAGGCGACTGCCCAGCTTGCCGATCTGCCTGCGGTGCGCTGTATGGCGCAACTGTTGGTCCCGGCGGAGTACGGTGCGGAAGGCATCCGGGTCGCCGGGCACCGGTTCAACGGGATGACCGCGCTGGAGAGGACGGTGCTGCTGGAGGAGTTCGCGCGGGGCGACGCGGGCGCGACGCTCGCCGCACCGGGCGCGTCGATGTCCGGCGTCCTGATCGACGTACTTGGCGAGGATGAACAGAAAGCCTGGTTCTACGGCAGGCTCGTCGACCGTCCAACGTGGACATTCTTCGCGCTCACCGAACCCGACGTCGGCTCCGACGCAAACGCGCTGACCACCAGCCTGACGCCCGGACCAGACGGCGACTTCGTGCTCAACGGCCGGAAACGCTACGTCGGCAACGCTTCCCGCGCGGGCATGGGCGTGGTCTTCGCCCGCACCGTGCCCGGCCCGCTCGGCGTGCGCGCGGTCCTCGTGGACACCGCTTCCCCCGGCTTCCACGCCGAACCGCTGGGCATGCTCGGCTTGCGCGGCGCACGGTTCTGCGCCCTGGAGTTCGACGGAGTCCGCATCCCCGCGAACCGGGTGCTGGGCCGACACTTTTCCCCGACCCGGCGCGGGATGTGGGCCGCCACGCTCACGTTCAACCGGCTCCGGCCGGGCGTCGCGGCCATCGCGGTCGGCATCGCGCGGGCCGCGCACGAGTACGTCCGCGCCGAGGGCGGCCTGCTCGCCGGCGGGGCGGCGGCCGAATGGGACCAGCTGGGCTACCGGATCGAGAGCGTCCGGAACCTGGTGCACCTCGCGGCGATGGAGGTCGACGCGGGCGGCAGCCGCGGCGGGCACCTCGCCTCGTCCGCGAAAGCCGAGGCGAGCCGGCTCGCCGAGGACGCGACCAGGGCCGCCTGCCGGTTCTTCGGACCGAGCGCGCGCTGGACGCATCCGTTGCTGGACAAGCTGGTTCGCGACGCGCGAGGCGTCGAGTTCATGGAAGGCGCCGCGAACATCCAGAAACTCATCGTCTTCACCGGGTTGCTCGCCGGCAAAGTCGGCAAGGGCGAGTCGTTCCCGGCGCTGAACCGCGGAGGTTTGCCGTGCGGGTGA
- a CDS encoding DUF2786 domain-containing protein: MPDPAPWQEYRRVAREQGVAPALKLLRTTRRHGAIAAVPAGELPAGTEILRQADLPGGAVVFARGLPDAPAGPELVWVRLGLSQWLLDECLRYLGERRSGEESLLRKQMIQDCLATALNGQLAVEADLLADESMTPARVRYLHQCLSDVDRKLLGLLGAKGFLAGGPGEVADVSELLASVHEMGTT; this comes from the coding sequence GTGCCTGACCCGGCACCGTGGCAGGAGTACCGGCGCGTCGCCCGGGAACAGGGCGTCGCGCCCGCACTCAAGCTGCTGCGGACGACGCGGCGGCACGGCGCGATCGCGGCGGTCCCGGCGGGAGAACTGCCCGCCGGGACGGAGATCTTGCGGCAAGCCGATCTTCCCGGCGGCGCGGTCGTGTTCGCCCGGGGCCTGCCGGACGCGCCCGCGGGGCCGGAGCTGGTGTGGGTGCGGCTGGGGCTTTCGCAGTGGCTGCTCGACGAGTGCCTGCGGTACCTGGGCGAGCGGCGTTCCGGCGAAGAGTCGCTGCTGCGCAAGCAGATGATCCAGGACTGCCTCGCCACGGCGCTCAACGGGCAACTGGCCGTAGAAGCGGATCTGCTGGCAGACGAGAGCATGACCCCTGCACGCGTGCGGTATCTGCATCAGTGTCTGTCCGATGTGGATCGTAAACTGCTCGGCCTGCTGGGCGCGAAGGGTTTCCTGGCTGGCGGACCGGGGGAGGTCGCCGACGTGTCGGAGCTGCTCGCGAGCGTGCACGAAATGGGGACGACGTGA